Within the Thermostichus lividus PCC 6715 genome, the region TTGTGCTCAATCAGGTAGTTGGCCGCCTCTAGGATATTGGCCACCGAGCGATAATTTTCCTCCAACTTAATCATGGTGCGGCTGTCATCGTCCGCCAAACCATCACCAAAATCCCGCTGGAAGTTCATCAAAATTGTGAAATCAGCACATCGGAACGAGTAAATGGACTGATCCACATCCCCCACCACAAAGATGGAGCGCTCCTGCCAGCCTTGGAACTGCTGGGGAGGGGTACCATTGGTGGCTAAAAGGCGAATGAGATCATACTGGGTCCGATTGGTATCTTGGTACTCATCCACTAAAATGTGCTGAAATTGCTGATGCCAGTGCTCTAAGACACGGGGTTGCTGCTGAAATAGATGCACCGTCAGCAAAATTAAATCGTCAAAATCTAAGGCATTGTGACGGGCAAGCGCCGCCTCGTAACGGCGATAGACTTCAGCCGCGATGCGAGTTGCTGGCGATCGCGTCTCGTTCTCTAGTTGATCCGGCGTTAAGCCGCGGTTTTTGGCATTGCTAATTTTGTAGCGAATCCCCCGTGGATCGTTTTTTCGCTCGTCTAAATTTAACTCACTGATCACAATTTCCTTGATCAAACTTTGGACATCCGATTCATCGAAAATTGTGAAGTTGCGAGTCCAGCGGTAGCCTTGGGGATGCGTGTAGGTTTCCACGTCATGTCGCAGGAGGCGGGCACAAAGGCTATGGAAGGTGCCAATCCAAAGCGGTTTAGTATAGGTGTGATAGACCTGCGATCGCACCCGTTTTTGCTCTAGGGGCGACAGGTCAAGCCAATCTCGCTGGCACAACTGATAGGCTATCTGTTGGGCAAAAAGCTGCTCAAGCCGTTCCTTCATTTCCCGAGCAGCTTTATTTGTAAAGGTCACCGCAAGAATATTGGCAGGATCAACTTGATGCTGTTGAATTAAATGGGCAATACGGTAGGTCAGCGTCCGGGTTTTGCCAGATCCTGCCCCCGCCACTACCAGCATTGGGCCGCAGTAGTGTTGTACCGCTCGCTTTTGGCAGGGGTTCAGACCGGCTAGGAAATCGCTCATGGGCTGCTGGGTTATTGCTCAAGTCTCTATCATAGTTCCTTTGTCCTCGCCGTAGCCGAGGCGGTAGTGTAAATAGACCTCATCCCCGACGGGCACTGCACTCACCAAGGTCATGGTGGGAGATGTGCACTCCTTTAGCGGCATTAAGCTGGGGGCACTGGATCCAAGCATTAGGGGGCAGACCGTCAGCCACAGTTCATCAATGGCTTGCACTTGCAGCAGAGACGCAAAAAGATGCCCTCCCCCGAGTACGGCTAGGCGCTGGATCCCCACCGTTGCAATTTGCCCTAAAACCCAAGACCAATCCCAGTGGGGGCGATCGGCACACCAACAGTAATCGAAGGCGCTAGACCCCTGCCAGCGCGCTTGACCTGTTTCTGTTGTTACTAATGCCCGTGGAATCGGCTGCTGAAAGAAGGGGAGTGCCAAGTCGAGGTCACCACTGGCAGAGCAAACGATTTGCAGCGGTTGCGGCGGCTTACCCGCCCTGAGGCGTTGCTGAATTAAGCTGGGGGACTGTAAGCGCATGGCAGTTCCCCCCAAGCGCAGGGTGGTTGCCCCAAACAAGACCGCATCTGCTTGGGCAACGTGTTCTTCTAAGTGCTGAAAATCGTATGCTGACGCGATGCGATCGCCTTGGGCACTAGCACTTGCCAACTTGCCATCCAAACTTACAGCAAGGATAGCTGTTGTCTGCGGTCGTTGTGGAGATGTGGTTTCGCGGCTCAATGGCTCATGACTTCTTGCGGTGATCCTTCATTGAGCAATTCTAGCCGTTGTTGCGTGACAGGATCACTCGGAAAAAAATTATCGTCTCCTTCCTGTACCAGCAACTCTGTACAGGGAATGGTATCTGAGAGAATCGCACTCGCCATCATGCCACAATGAACTTCAAGCTGTGCTGGACGCGGGCACTCAAATACAAGTCGTTGTCCTGGAAAAACAACCCGCTCAAAATACCAATTGGCAATATTCGTAATGCGCACCACCTGTATTTTGCTGGTGACGTTGGCATAACAGCAGAGGATGCGATCGCAATTATCGTGAGGGACGGGATCAAAGATTTGCGGCATACGACAATGATATTTTTTATAAAAGACTCTTTACCCTGATTAGCCTAACACTGGATTTTTGATACGGTTGTAAACTCAACTACAAGATTGCTAATTGATCCCCTGCCAATTTTTGGCTGATCCCCACAGCATCCCCCCTAGAATGTGCTACAACGTGAACAGATGTAACAGTCTTTTAAGAATTTATCGCACTCATAGATCTGTGCCCCATGACGCCTCGTGTCCTGTACGTTCGCCTGCCCTGCAACCCCATCTTCCCCATTGGGGTGGTTTATTTGGCCGACTATATCCATAAGCAACTGCCCCACCTTGAGCAGCGCATTTTTGACTTGGGCACAGTCCCCCCCTTAGACTTCCGGGCTGCCCTCAGCCGTTGCATTGATGAGTTTCGCCCCACCCATCTGGTATTTTCATGGCGAGATATTCAAATCTACGCCCCTGTGGGGGGGCGCGGCGGTAATCCGCTGCAACATGCCTTTGAGGTCTATTACGCTCGCAATCCGTTTGTCAAATTGCGGGGGGCGATCGGTGGGCTACGGGTGATGAGTGCCTACTACGGCGAACTGTGGCGGAATCTAAGTTTAATTCGTTTGGGGTTGCACCATGCCAAGCGCTACCATCCTCAGATCACCACCATCGTGGGTGGTGGTGCAGTTAGCGTCTTTTACGAGCAACTGGGTTCCCAACTGCCCCGGGGCACCATTATTTCGGTGGGCGAAGGGGAAAGCCTACTGCATAAGGTGCTCACAGACCAATCGATTCAAGGGGAGCGCTGCTATATTGCTGGGGTGGAGACCCCCCGCGATCGCCTCATTCACGAATGGCCGACCCCCATTGAAAAAACCGCCTGTAACTACAGCTATATTGAGCAGATTTGGCCAGAATTTGAATACTACCTACAGGGGGGCGACTTCTATATCGGTGTGCAGACCAAACGGGGCTGCCCCCACAACTGCTGTTACTGCGTCTATACCGTTGTTGAAGGTAAGCAGGTGCGCATTAACCCGGCGCAAGAGGTGGTTGCGGAGATGCGCCAGCTTTATGAGCGCGGGGTTCGCAACTTTTGGTTTACCGATGCCCAGTTTATTCCGGCGCGTAAGTTTATCCCTGACGCTATTGCCCTGCTGCGGGACATCTTGGCAGCGGGGATGACGGATATTCACTGGGCGGCCTATATCCGGGCGGACAACCTTACCCCCGAACTGTGTGACCTCATGGTCAAAACGGGGATGAACTATTTTGAAATTGGTATTACCAGCGGTTCCCAAGAATTAGTGCGGAAAATGCGCATGGGGTATAACCTGCGCACGGTGTTGCAGAACTGCCGTGATCTAAAAGCCGCAGGCTTTGCGGATCTGGTGTCGGTCAACTATTCCTTTAATGTCATTGATGAGCGCCCCGAGACCATTGCCCAAACCATTGCCTACCATCGTGAGCTGGAGCAGATTTTTGGTGCCGATAAGGTGGAACCCGCCATTTTCTTTATTGGCCTGCAACCCCACACGCACCTTGAAGAGTATGCCCTCAAGGCAGGCATTCTGCGCCCGGGCTATAACCCCATGAGCCTGATGCCGTGGACCGCTAAAAAGTTACTTTGGAACCCTGAACCCATGGGCAGCCTCTTTGGCGAAGTCTGTTTGGCGGCGTGGCGAGAGAACCCGAACGACTTTGGCCGCACAGTCATGGACTTACTGGAGCAACGGTTTGGCCGTGCTCCCCTTGCTGCGGCGCTGTCTGCCCCCCTTGAGGCAGAGGTTCCCCCGTTGGCGATCGCCCATCGGTAAAAAAAAACGAAATAAAACGCCCATTCCCCCTTAGAATGTTTCCTAGATCATTTCTGGCAACAATGAGTTAGTAAATAGAGGAAGGGATCAGGTGGTTAGAGTCGCTATCAATGGTTTTGGGCGCATCGGTCGGAACTTCATGCGTTGCTGGTTACAGCGGAAAGCCAATAGCAAGCTAGATATTGTTGGCATCAACGATACCTCCGATCCCCGCACCAATGCCCACTTACTAAAGTATGACTCGATGCTAGGCATTTTCCACGATGCCGAGATCAGCGCGGACGACGACTGCATCTATGCCGACGGTCAAGCGGTGAAGTGTGTTTCTGATCGCAATCCTGAAAATTTGCCTTGGAGCGCGTGGGATATTGACCTTGTCATTGAAGCAACGGGAGTCTTCACCAGCCGTGACGGTGCCAGCAAGCATATTAGTGCTGGGGCAAAAAAAGTCTTAATCACTGCGCCGGGTAAGGGTAACGTGCCCACCTACGTGGTTGGGGTCAATCATCACACCTACGATCCCAGTGAAACCGTGGTGAGTAATGCCAGTTGTACAACCAACTGTTTAGCTCCCATTGTCAAAGTGCTGCATGAGCATTTTGGTATTCAGCAGGGGATGATGACCACCACCCACAGCTATACCGGTGACCAGCGGCTGCTCGATGCCAGCCACCGGGATCTGCGGCGGGCACGGGCGGCGGCAATGAATATTGTGCCGACCTCCACTGGTGCTGCCAAAGCGGTTGGATTAGTTATTCCAGAACTGCAAGGGAAGCTCAACGGTATTGCCTTGCGGGTGCCAACACCGAACGTGTCTGTGGTGGACTTTGTGGCACAAGTCGAAAAACCGACCATTGCCGAGCAAGTCAACCAAGTCCTCAAAGAAGCCTCGGAAACCACCATGAAGGGGATTATCCACTACAGTGATTTAGAGTTGGTCTCTTCTGACTATCGGGGGCACTCGGCCTCTTCAATTTTGGATGCATCCCTTACCATGGTGCTGGGGGTAACCTCATCAAGGTAGTGGCTTGGTACGACAATGAGTGGGGCTATAGCCAGCGGGTCTTAGACCTTGCGGAGCACATGGCCGCCCACTGGCGCTAACAATGTAATCCTGTTCACTGGTTCGCAACTCAACATGCAAGATAAAGCAATGTTAATGATTCCGGGGCCGACTCCTGTGCCGGAATCGGTTCTTTTGTCCCTTGGTAAGCACCCCATCGGTCATCGCAGCGGTGAGTTTAGCCAAATCATGGCGGCGGTGACGGCTGGGTTAAAGTGGCTGCACCAAACTCAAAATGAGGTGCTTATTCTAGCGGCTAGCGGCACTGGGGCAATGGAGGCGGGAATCATTAATTTCCTCAGTGCTGGCGATCGCGTTGTTGTCGGATGCAACGGTAAGTTTGGCGATCGCTGGGGCGAGGTTTGTGATGCCTATGGCTTAACCACTGAGCGCATTAGTGCTCCGTGGGGGCAGCCCCTGAACCCTGATGACTTTAAGGCAGTGCTTGAGGCGGACACCGCCAAAACCATCAAAGCGGTGATTGTCACCCACAGTGAGACCTCTACTGGGGTCATCAATGATCTTGAGGCTATTAACCGCCATGTAAAAGCCCATGGCCAAGCGCTGATCATTGTCGATGCCGTAACCAGCTTGGGAGCCGTGAGCGTCCCCATTGATGAATGGGGGTTAGATGTCGTTGGCTCAGGGTCTCAAAAGGGGTACATGATTCCGCCGGGGCTGGCGTTTGTGAGTGTCAGCCCAAAGGCGTGGGAGGCATACAAAACAGCCACCTTGCCAAAGTTTTACCTAGATTTGGGCAAGTATCGCAAAGATGCAGCAAAGCACACGACCCCCTTCACGCCTCCTGTCAACCTCTTTTTTGCCCTAAAGACAGCTCTAGAAATGATGCAAGCGGAAGGGTTAGAAGCCATCTTTCAACGTCATCAGCGGTTAATGCAGGCCACTCGAGCGGCAATGAAGGCCTTAAACTTGCCCCTTTACGCTGCCGATAGCTGTGCTAGCCCTGCTATTACGGCGGTTGCCCCCCAAGGCGTTGAGGCCGAAAACATTCGCAGCCTTATGAAAAAACGCTTTGATATTGCCCTCGCAGGCGGACAGGATCACCTCAAGGGGCAAATTTTCCGGATTGGCCACTTGGGGTTTGTGGGCGATCGCGACATTCTGGCAGCGGTGAGTGCCCTCGAAGCAGTGCTCGCAGAGTTAGGCTACACTAACTTTACCCCTGGGGCTGGGGTGGCTGCCGCTAGCCGTGTGTTGAGCACCGCCTAAGTCAATGGAACCGTGGTTCGAGGCGGCGGCTGTACGGCATGCACGGCGCTTGTGCGCTAGCTTTCAGCATTGGACGGGGCGATCGCTCCTGCCTCAGACCCCCCAAAATGATCTTGACCTAGCCTATGAGTTGTTCCACTGGTCATATCCCGTGCTCTCCCACGGGAATCAAGCAGATCCTATCCTCAACTACGGTAACCAAGCGGCCTTAACCCTGTGGGAACTGTCATGGTCAGAGTTAGTGCAAATGCCCTCGCGACTCACGGCAGAACCCATGGCGCAAGCGGCGCGGGCGGCTCTACTGGCTCAAGCTGCAAACCAAGGTTACGCCAACAACTACAGCGGCATTCGTATCTCCCGCTCCGGTCGGCGCTTTCAGATCAAGAATGCGTGGATTTGGAACATTATTGACGAAACAGGTCAGCCGATTGGGCAGGCAGCAACCTTCAACCAGTGGCACATCCTGTAACATTGATCTATTTCACTGCTAAGGTGGGGAGACTGGTGGCCATGAAAGAGCGATTGACCCATTGGTTTCATCAGGTACAAGCCTTCCGCTACACCCGTCGTACCGATGAAAGCCTCAATTTCTTAGTACAGCAGTTGTATGGCGAATCCCATATCAATGTTCCCTATTTGGTGCTAATTGTTAGCTCCTGCGCGATCGCCACCTTTGGTCTGCTCTCTAATAGTGCGGCGGTGATTATTGGAGCCATGGTCATTGCACCACTCATGCTGCCCATTCGCGGCGTAGCCCTAGCGGCTCTCATGGGCGACATTAAAATGTTTCGCGAAGCCACCCTCGCACTGGCCGTTGGCACTTTTATCGCTATTGGTATGTCATGGCTCATCGGTCTGGCTGTAGGGCTAGAAATCTATGGCAGTG harbors:
- a CDS encoding RibD family protein, with protein sequence MASASAQGDRIASAYDFQHLEEHVAQADAVLFGATTLRLGGTAMRLQSPSLIQQRLRAGKPPQPLQIVCSASGDLDLALPFFQQPIPRALVTTETGQARWQGSSAFDYCWCADRPHWDWSWVLGQIATVGIQRLAVLGGGHLFASLLQVQAIDELWLTVCPLMLGSSAPSLMPLKECTSPTMTLVSAVPVGDEVYLHYRLGYGEDKGTMIET
- a CDS encoding DUF1830 domain-containing protein, with translation MPQIFDPVPHDNCDRILCCYANVTSKIQVVRITNIANWYFERVVFPGQRLVFECPRPAQLEVHCGMMASAILSDTIPCTELLVQEGDDNFFPSDPVTQQRLELLNEGSPQEVMSH
- a CDS encoding photosystem II high light acclimation radical SAM protein, with amino-acid sequence MTPRVLYVRLPCNPIFPIGVVYLADYIHKQLPHLEQRIFDLGTVPPLDFRAALSRCIDEFRPTHLVFSWRDIQIYAPVGGRGGNPLQHAFEVYYARNPFVKLRGAIGGLRVMSAYYGELWRNLSLIRLGLHHAKRYHPQITTIVGGGAVSVFYEQLGSQLPRGTIISVGEGESLLHKVLTDQSIQGERCYIAGVETPRDRLIHEWPTPIEKTACNYSYIEQIWPEFEYYLQGGDFYIGVQTKRGCPHNCCYCVYTVVEGKQVRINPAQEVVAEMRQLYERGVRNFWFTDAQFIPARKFIPDAIALLRDILAAGMTDIHWAAYIRADNLTPELCDLMVKTGMNYFEIGITSGSQELVRKMRMGYNLRTVLQNCRDLKAAGFADLVSVNYSFNVIDERPETIAQTIAYHRELEQIFGADKVEPAIFFIGLQPHTHLEEYALKAGILRPGYNPMSLMPWTAKKLLWNPEPMGSLFGEVCLAAWRENPNDFGRTVMDLLEQRFGRAPLAAALSAPLEAEVPPLAIAHR
- a CDS encoding pyridoxal-phosphate-dependent aminotransferase family protein, which gives rise to MQDKAMLMIPGPTPVPESVLLSLGKHPIGHRSGEFSQIMAAVTAGLKWLHQTQNEVLILAASGTGAMEAGIINFLSAGDRVVVGCNGKFGDRWGEVCDAYGLTTERISAPWGQPLNPDDFKAVLEADTAKTIKAVIVTHSETSTGVINDLEAINRHVKAHGQALIIVDAVTSLGAVSVPIDEWGLDVVGSGSQKGYMIPPGLAFVSVSPKAWEAYKTATLPKFYLDLGKYRKDAAKHTTPFTPPVNLFFALKTALEMMQAEGLEAIFQRHQRLMQATRAAMKALNLPLYAADSCASPAITAVAPQGVEAENIRSLMKKRFDIALAGGQDHLKGQIFRIGHLGFVGDRDILAAVSALEAVLAELGYTNFTPGAGVAAASRVLSTA
- a CDS encoding MEKHLA domain-containing protein encodes the protein MEPWFEAAAVRHARRLCASFQHWTGRSLLPQTPQNDLDLAYELFHWSYPVLSHGNQADPILNYGNQAALTLWELSWSELVQMPSRLTAEPMAQAARAALLAQAANQGYANNYSGIRISRSGRRFQIKNAWIWNIIDETGQPIGQAATFNQWHIL